The Fimbriimonas ginsengisoli Gsoil 348 genome window below encodes:
- a CDS encoding DUF5615 family PIN-like protein: MRVLLDNNIDHRFGRLLTGHEVVHARHLGWAELYNGDRFGAAEKAGFVVLITGDKNMRYQQNLKGRTISIITLNALFADLRGISPLVPQVLAALADLPVGAFVTITPTGEN, translated from the coding sequence GTGCGAGTTCTGCTCGACAACAACATCGATCATCGCTTCGGGCGGCTCTTGACGGGTCACGAGGTGGTGCACGCTCGCCACCTCGGATGGGCTGAACTTTACAACGGCGACCGGTTTGGCGCTGCGGAGAAGGCGGGCTTTGTCGTTCTTATCACGGGCGACAAGAACATGCGTTATCAGCAAAACCTCAAGGGCCGCACCATAAGCATCATCACCCTGAACGCACTCTTTGCAGATCTCCGCGGTATCTCGCCGCTGGTACCGCAAGTATTGGCCGCCTTAGCGGATTTGCCGGTAGGCGCGTTTGTGACAATTACACCTACCGGTGAGAATTAG
- a CDS encoding ABC transporter permease, protein MREYLRPKRLLPWIGLSFLCLLLAHFWSTLDPSSKPDGRYATVSSILVYRLLALASAIFTTAIITQEVEQRTIVYLLTRPVKRSTLLLVRYAASVLVVTMLGVFGAVLTTLGAFNGLGGNSMLATDILAMSIGAMAYGALFLFVSLLFNRSLIICALFAFGWEASIPNMPGEMYRLSIFSYLQAIAQHPSQGDNKGLALLTGTAGDNAITRNSAFMTLGILVVVMLALSAWWFTKFEYVPREDSE, encoded by the coding sequence ATGCGCGAATATTTGCGGCCCAAGCGGCTCTTGCCGTGGATCGGGCTGTCGTTCCTGTGCCTGCTCTTAGCCCACTTTTGGTCGACCCTCGACCCTTCGTCTAAGCCGGATGGCAGGTATGCCACCGTCTCTTCGATCCTGGTGTATCGCCTCCTCGCGCTCGCCTCGGCGATCTTCACCACCGCCATCATCACCCAGGAAGTCGAGCAGCGCACGATCGTCTACCTTCTGACTCGGCCCGTGAAGCGATCCACCTTGCTGCTGGTGCGCTACGCCGCCTCGGTCCTCGTCGTGACCATGCTCGGAGTATTCGGCGCGGTTCTTACAACCTTAGGAGCATTCAACGGGCTGGGTGGGAATTCGATGCTGGCGACCGACATTCTGGCCATGTCGATCGGAGCGATGGCCTATGGAGCGCTCTTCCTCTTCGTAAGCTTGCTCTTCAACCGATCGCTGATCATCTGCGCCCTCTTCGCCTTTGGCTGGGAAGCCTCGATTCCGAATATGCCCGGCGAGATGTACCGGCTTTCGATCTTCAGCTACCTCCAAGCGATCGCTCAACACCCAAGCCAGGGCGACAACAAGGGCCTCGCCTTGCTAACCGGTACCGCCGGAGATAACGCGATCACCCGCAACTCCGCGTTCATGACGCTCGGCATCCTCGTCGTCGTCATGCTCGCCCTCTCCGCCTGGTGGTTCACCAAGTTCGAGTACGTGCCGCGAGAAGACTCGGAGTAA
- a CDS encoding ACP phosphodiesterase, translated as MNHLAHLFLASADADSMAGNLAADWVKGTVGERFTPAIRAAVQMHRQIDAFVDDHPATVRACARLRIGRYGPIVVDVFNDYLLATSWDVVAMRPLEAFASESYSALLTRLDVLPEPLQTRLPRMIGDRWLERFHDLEHISRILRYLSTRLRRPGPVAEGVQVALPHLDGLRADFLDLLPDVVEFARTIDPAAAPAHRVPHTHFYSAF; from the coding sequence ATGAATCACCTCGCCCACCTTTTTCTGGCGTCCGCCGACGCGGATTCGATGGCGGGAAACTTGGCGGCGGACTGGGTGAAAGGTACGGTAGGTGAGCGTTTCACTCCGGCGATCCGTGCCGCCGTTCAGATGCACCGCCAGATCGACGCGTTCGTCGACGATCATCCGGCGACGGTACGGGCGTGCGCGCGCTTGAGGATCGGCCGTTACGGCCCGATCGTGGTCGACGTCTTTAACGACTATCTGCTGGCGACGTCTTGGGACGTCGTCGCGATGCGGCCGTTGGAGGCGTTCGCCTCCGAGTCGTACTCGGCGCTGCTTACGCGGCTAGACGTCTTGCCGGAACCGCTGCAAACTCGCCTTCCCCGGATGATCGGCGACCGATGGTTGGAGCGGTTCCACGACTTGGAACACATCTCCCGGATTCTTCGATACCTCTCGACCCGGCTGCGCCGTCCGGGGCCGGTGGCGGAGGGGGTTCAGGTCGCGCTTCCTCACCTCGACGGCTTACGAGCCGACTTTCTCGATCTGCTTCCGGATGTCGTCGAGTTCGCGCGGACGATCGATCCTGCGGCCGCGCCGGCTCACCGGGTGCCTCATACCCACTTCTACAGTGCATTTTAA
- a CDS encoding prepilin-type N-terminal cleavage/methylation domain-containing protein → MRRRAFTLIELLVVIAIIAILAAILFPVFAQAKNAAKQAVCISNMKQTGLAAQLYLGDEDDTWFPICQYEPKAGFSPQRFWIGWDNNNAPGMPGYSGDMQKPAKNPVREGMIDIYLKNEDVKRCPNRPSGAQLAIAIDGFDSSHPSAFYESHPEAQGNEYGASAKSVTTVEGFIQTTGAGNSEVEESASTLMAWEHGATVPLCNFLQPADWFNVPPNDKALSDHFNFLHTNGTTTVWLDGHAKRLVYGQLRRTMFVIRRDIYQ, encoded by the coding sequence ATGCGACGCCGCGCATTTACCTTGATCGAACTACTGGTGGTGATCGCGATCATCGCCATCCTCGCCGCAATTCTTTTCCCGGTTTTCGCTCAAGCCAAGAACGCTGCGAAACAGGCGGTCTGCATCAGCAACATGAAGCAGACGGGGCTGGCGGCGCAGCTTTACTTGGGGGACGAAGACGACACCTGGTTCCCCATTTGTCAGTACGAACCGAAGGCGGGCTTCTCTCCGCAGCGGTTTTGGATCGGCTGGGACAACAACAATGCGCCGGGAATGCCGGGTTACTCCGGCGATATGCAGAAGCCGGCCAAGAACCCGGTTCGAGAGGGGATGATCGACATCTACCTCAAGAACGAGGATGTGAAGAGATGTCCGAACCGGCCCTCCGGAGCCCAGTTAGCGATCGCGATCGACGGATTCGATTCGAGCCACCCGTCGGCGTTTTACGAGAGTCATCCCGAGGCGCAAGGTAACGAATACGGGGCGAGCGCGAAGAGCGTGACCACGGTCGAAGGTTTCATTCAGACCACCGGCGCGGGAAACAGCGAGGTCGAGGAGTCGGCGAGCACCCTAATGGCGTGGGAGCACGGAGCTACGGTTCCGCTCTGTAACTTCTTGCAGCCGGCCGATTGGTTCAACGTGCCCCCGAACGATAAGGCGCTCAGCGACCACTTCAACTTCCTCCATACCAACGGAACAACGACCGTATGGCTGGATGGCCATGCGAAGCGTTTGGTATACGGGCAGTTGCGGCGGACGATGTTTGTGATCCGGCGCGACATCTATCAGTAG
- a CDS encoding ABC transporter permease, protein MASPIADLSYRNYDGPMLPPVNRWWAIAKMSIRLALKKKGFWIWSVMSAYWYLILIAILYFVDNLSNGPLGQKNPFLSSMVWKDQFLNAFSISQMLLFIVALLIGVGTIANDNRANALLVYLSKPCSKLDYLIGKWFGIFLLITAVTAAPTLLFYLYGVLSYRQYGFLSEDPMLIFKLLAMSTIPGIVHASLAIGISAMFSQGRLAGATYAGLYFMTLFFTKAMQVTSSVNQFNHHSVPPIVNNLYYCSVDGIQIGLAKLVLGTDGSSILPMQAGGGGGRGRNFNPMPIPMPHATFILPLALALCAGALWIAWYRVRAVEVVG, encoded by the coding sequence ATGGCTTCTCCCATTGCCGATCTCAGCTATCGAAATTACGACGGGCCGATGCTCCCGCCAGTCAACCGCTGGTGGGCTATCGCCAAGATGTCGATACGGCTCGCGCTCAAGAAGAAGGGATTTTGGATCTGGTCAGTCATGTCGGCCTACTGGTATCTGATTCTCATCGCGATCCTCTACTTTGTCGACAACCTCTCGAACGGTCCGCTCGGTCAAAAGAACCCGTTCCTGAGTTCGATGGTTTGGAAAGATCAGTTCTTAAACGCTTTCTCGATCTCTCAGATGCTCCTCTTCATCGTGGCGCTGCTGATCGGGGTCGGCACAATTGCGAATGACAATCGGGCGAACGCGCTTCTCGTGTACCTAAGCAAGCCGTGTTCGAAGCTGGACTACCTGATCGGCAAGTGGTTTGGCATCTTCTTGCTGATCACCGCGGTGACGGCGGCCCCCACTCTTCTCTTCTACCTGTACGGTGTGTTGAGTTACCGGCAATACGGCTTCCTCTCTGAGGATCCGATGCTCATCTTTAAGCTCCTCGCCATGTCGACGATCCCCGGAATCGTTCACGCGAGCCTTGCCATTGGCATCAGCGCGATGTTCAGTCAGGGGAGATTGGCCGGAGCCACCTACGCCGGCCTTTACTTCATGACCCTCTTCTTTACGAAGGCGATGCAAGTCACGAGCTCGGTGAATCAGTTCAACCACCATTCTGTGCCCCCAATCGTAAACAACCTCTACTACTGCAGCGTCGATGGAATCCAAATTGGGCTCGCCAAGTTGGTCCTCGGTACCGACGGAAGCAGCATCCTACCGATGCAAGCGGGAGGAGGGGGCGGAAGAGGACGAAACTTTAACCCGATGCCGATTCCGATGCCGCACGCGACCTTCATCCTTCCCCTCGCGCTCGCTCTTTGCGCCGGTGCGCTGTGGATCGCCTGGTACCGAGTCCGCGCGGTGGAGGTGGTCGGTTGA
- a CDS encoding ABC transporter ATP-binding protein yields MSVVARIQNLVVQYGRFTALNGLTCDIPEGATGLLGPNGAGKTTLLKTLLGFVKPASGTGEVLGIDIRTGDRAIRQKIGLMPEQDCHIPGMSAVSFVAYAGELAGMPPEQALRRAHEVLEYCGLGEARYRNVETYSTGMKQRIKLAQALVHGPKLLLLDEPTNGLDPAGREDMLELVRSVSHGKGVNVLVSSHVLPDIERVCDRVIVIMGGQLRAAGTIKDLKRIEGHPVDVELREVSPEFVKTMRERGANVELLKFTTYRVQLPGLPEEVARNVIEGALKSRAQVRGLTLAERSLEEAFLDAVAPLPTPAPSLAPTA; encoded by the coding sequence GTGAGCGTCGTTGCCCGCATTCAGAATCTCGTCGTCCAGTACGGACGATTTACCGCGCTCAATGGGCTGACGTGTGATATCCCCGAGGGTGCCACCGGACTGCTGGGGCCTAACGGCGCCGGCAAGACCACCCTGCTCAAAACCCTCCTCGGCTTCGTGAAGCCGGCGAGCGGTACCGGCGAAGTGCTCGGAATCGATATCCGCACCGGCGATCGAGCCATCCGCCAAAAGATCGGCCTCATGCCCGAGCAGGACTGCCACATCCCTGGCATGAGCGCCGTCTCCTTCGTCGCTTACGCCGGCGAACTGGCGGGAATGCCTCCCGAGCAAGCGCTACGGCGCGCCCACGAGGTGCTCGAGTACTGCGGCCTCGGCGAAGCGCGATACCGAAACGTCGAAACCTATTCGACCGGTATGAAGCAGCGCATCAAGCTAGCCCAAGCGCTCGTTCACGGCCCCAAGCTCCTCCTTCTCGACGAGCCGACGAACGGCCTCGACCCCGCCGGGCGCGAAGACATGCTCGAACTGGTTCGCTCTGTGTCGCACGGCAAAGGGGTAAACGTTCTCGTTTCGTCGCACGTGCTGCCCGATATCGAGCGGGTCTGCGACCGCGTGATCGTTATCATGGGCGGTCAGCTCCGGGCCGCGGGCACGATTAAGGATCTCAAACGGATCGAGGGCCATCCCGTCGACGTCGAGCTCCGAGAGGTCTCTCCCGAGTTCGTGAAAACGATGCGGGAGCGAGGGGCAAATGTCGAGCTCCTTAAATTCACGACCTACCGGGTTCAACTGCCCGGCCTCCCCGAGGAGGTCGCGCGTAACGTGATCGAAGGAGCCCTCAAATCGAGAGCCCAGGTACGCGGCCTCACACTCGCCGAACGATCCCTGGAAGAAGCGTTCCTCGACGCCGTTGCCCCGCTTCCCACTCCCGCGCCCTCGCTCGCGCCGACCGCCTAA
- a CDS encoding metallophosphoesterase family protein yields the protein MLVAIGDVHGQVWKLRDLLQQIHELPLAEDDRIVFVGDYVDRGPEVALTLDLLIQLRDQRPNTIFLRGNHDQSMMDVRDLLDPGRETELRFDDVSWWFQYGGRQTMASYGGENDWYRQVPPTHWQFLETTGMEHRESGYIFVHAGLLPKGMRWFDAADPRLWIREAFLESDDDFGGTVVFGHTPTRDGEPLVQPNKIGIDTGAAYGGPLTAALLEPDHIVRFLRAD from the coding sequence TTGCTAGTCGCGATCGGGGACGTCCATGGGCAGGTGTGGAAGCTGCGGGATCTATTGCAGCAGATCCATGAGTTGCCGCTGGCGGAAGATGACCGGATCGTCTTCGTCGGCGACTATGTGGATAGGGGCCCGGAGGTGGCGCTCACGTTGGACCTGCTCATCCAGCTTCGCGACCAGCGGCCGAACACCATATTCCTGCGCGGGAACCACGACCAGTCGATGATGGACGTTCGCGACCTGCTCGACCCCGGCCGGGAGACGGAGCTGAGATTCGACGATGTCTCCTGGTGGTTTCAATACGGCGGAAGGCAAACGATGGCGTCCTACGGAGGAGAAAACGACTGGTACCGGCAAGTGCCGCCGACCCATTGGCAGTTTCTAGAAACGACGGGCATGGAGCACCGCGAGTCCGGCTACATCTTCGTCCATGCGGGGCTCCTTCCCAAGGGGATGCGGTGGTTCGACGCGGCCGATCCGAGGCTCTGGATCCGCGAAGCGTTCCTTGAATCGGACGACGACTTCGGCGGAACCGTGGTGTTCGGCCACACGCCGACACGCGATGGAGAGCCGCTCGTCCAACCTAACAAGATCGGGATCGACACCGGCGCCGCGTATGGCGGTCCGCTCACGGCGGCATTACTCGAACCGGACCATATCGTCCGATTCTTGCGAGCCGATTGA
- a CDS encoding SIR2 family NAD-dependent protein deacylase, with translation MKIVVFTGAGVSRESGLLTFRDSEDGLWNGYSIHEVASMKGWWADPAKVLDFYNMRRREARQAEPNDAHRAIAELEKDHDVTVITQNVDDLHERAGSTNVIHLHGELFKVRAIDEEETNTLPWVDDLVLGDVHPEKGTQLRPHVVWFGEGLPELDRAMKIALDPGVDVLIVVGTTLTVYPAALIATETNAWHVFVVDPNPPELMLANVRYIREPATYGMKLVTEAIKALPLYEEHWEGEAALESGGPGAY, from the coding sequence ATGAAGATCGTCGTCTTTACCGGCGCGGGGGTCAGCCGGGAGAGTGGGCTGCTCACGTTCCGCGACAGCGAGGATGGTCTGTGGAATGGGTACAGCATCCACGAAGTTGCCTCCATGAAAGGGTGGTGGGCCGATCCCGCAAAGGTGCTTGATTTCTACAACATGCGCCGCCGAGAAGCGAGGCAGGCGGAGCCGAACGACGCCCATCGCGCCATCGCTGAGTTGGAAAAGGATCACGATGTCACCGTCATCACCCAAAACGTTGACGACCTGCACGAGCGGGCCGGCAGCACGAACGTCATCCACCTCCACGGCGAGCTGTTCAAGGTCCGGGCAATCGACGAAGAGGAAACCAATACGCTCCCCTGGGTTGACGACCTCGTCCTCGGCGACGTACACCCCGAGAAGGGCACCCAGCTAAGACCCCACGTCGTCTGGTTTGGAGAAGGTCTCCCCGAGCTAGACCGTGCTATGAAGATCGCCCTCGACCCCGGAGTCGATGTCCTCATCGTGGTGGGAACGACCCTAACCGTCTACCCCGCCGCCCTCATCGCCACGGAAACAAACGCCTGGCACGTCTTCGTCGTCGACCCGAACCCGCCGGAGTTAATGCTCGCGAACGTCCGCTACATCCGCGAGCCGGCAACATACGGAATGAAATTGGTAACCGAGGCGATTAAAGCGCTCCCGCTCTACGAAGAACACTGGGAAGGGGAGGCCGCTCTCGAGAGCGGCGGTCCGGGTGCCTACTGA
- a CDS encoding ABC transporter ATP-binding protein, translating to MITLQNVSRWYGQVIGLNDVNCTIGPGLTALLGQNGAGKSTLMRLVTGQIKPTTGELKVFGMEPFANPEVYRRLGYCPEIDNFYEHYSGRDFVRFLARLDGMSASEAKIRTEEVIAMVGMSDRANRKIQGYSKGMRQRIKLAQAMLHNPDIILLDEPLNGLDPVGRREFIDVLGGLAAGGKCIVVSSHILFEVEQMTRSILLLHRGRLLATGDLRDIRDLIDKHPHKIRIETDNPRRAAELLAPLPNVVSMSFDRKGDALQLEVRDPNSFYDSLSGIVLEKQLEIRSFSSPDNNLESVFKYLVEA from the coding sequence TTGATCACCCTTCAAAACGTCTCCCGCTGGTACGGACAGGTCATCGGACTTAACGACGTCAACTGCACCATCGGTCCCGGCCTGACCGCGCTTCTTGGCCAAAACGGCGCCGGCAAAAGCACGTTGATGCGGCTGGTGACCGGCCAGATCAAACCGACAACGGGCGAGCTGAAAGTCTTCGGCATGGAGCCGTTTGCTAACCCAGAGGTGTACCGTCGGCTCGGCTACTGCCCGGAGATCGACAACTTCTACGAGCATTACTCGGGACGGGATTTCGTCCGTTTCTTGGCTCGGTTGGACGGCATGTCGGCCTCCGAAGCCAAGATCCGAACCGAAGAGGTCATCGCGATGGTCGGCATGAGCGACCGAGCCAACCGAAAGATCCAGGGATACAGCAAAGGGATGCGCCAGCGCATCAAGCTCGCCCAGGCGATGCTCCACAACCCCGACATCATCCTGCTCGATGAGCCGTTGAACGGCCTCGACCCGGTCGGACGGCGCGAGTTCATCGACGTTCTCGGGGGCCTTGCCGCCGGTGGAAAGTGCATCGTGGTTTCCTCGCACATCCTGTTCGAGGTCGAACAAATGACCCGCTCGATCCTGCTGCTGCATCGGGGGCGTTTACTAGCGACGGGCGATCTGCGCGACATCCGCGATCTCATCGACAAGCACCCGCACAAGATTCGGATCGAAACCGACAACCCCCGGCGGGCGGCCGAACTGCTGGCGCCGCTTCCAAACGTGGTGAGCATGTCGTTCGACCGCAAAGGAGACGCGTTGCAGCTCGAAGTTCGCGATCCAAACAGTTTCTACGATTCGCTGTCCGGCATCGTGCTGGAGAAGCAACTCGAGATCCGGAGCTTCAGCAGCCCGGACAACAACCTTGAATCGGTGTTCAAGTACCTGGTGGAGGCCTAA
- a CDS encoding SGNH/GDSL hydrolase family protein, producing the protein MTYLALGDSISIDDYTGSKGGGAASQLARRLQADSFIDLTRDGAVSAGVLHELRVAATGSHLPKVDAVTLTIGGNDLLSGYFFREIGERRSEVVGIGPLRENLVAIAELLRQLNCPVVLNTIYDPTDGDDARAVDIGLPMEARQALVAANNLICETAERYGFLLCDLEELFHGHGFWSQTPWIVMHIEPNLLGAAQIARAWHQLLTA; encoded by the coding sequence ATGACCTACCTTGCTCTCGGCGATTCTATTAGTATCGATGACTACACCGGTTCAAAAGGGGGTGGGGCGGCGAGCCAGTTGGCTCGGCGGCTGCAAGCCGATTCGTTTATCGACCTCACCAGGGACGGAGCCGTGAGCGCCGGTGTGCTGCACGAGCTTCGAGTGGCGGCTACCGGATCGCATCTCCCCAAGGTTGACGCGGTTACGCTCACAATCGGCGGCAACGATCTCCTCTCCGGATACTTCTTTCGAGAAATCGGCGAACGAAGATCGGAAGTTGTCGGGATCGGGCCGTTGCGTGAGAACCTAGTCGCGATCGCGGAGCTTCTGAGGCAGTTAAATTGTCCGGTCGTGTTGAACACCATCTACGATCCGACCGATGGCGACGACGCGCGAGCCGTCGACATCGGGCTCCCGATGGAGGCGCGGCAAGCCTTGGTTGCCGCGAACAACTTGATCTGTGAGACGGCCGAGCGGTACGGGTTCTTGCTGTGCGACCTGGAAGAGCTCTTTCACGGACACGGGTTTTGGTCGCAAACACCTTGGATCGTCATGCACATCGAGCCCAACCTCCTCGGCGCCGCGCAGATCGCGCGAGCCTGGCACCAACTCCTGACCGCCTAA
- a CDS encoding DUF433 domain-containing protein, whose amino-acid sequence MVIPEELKEVLAAQPEIISGAVRFKGTRVPVQALLDTLGHGLPVSDFLEGFPDVTAEQALAVVQWQQNVARQTFGLELVA is encoded by the coding sequence ATGGTAATTCCCGAAGAGTTAAAAGAGGTCCTTGCGGCTCAGCCGGAGATCATCAGCGGCGCGGTCCGCTTCAAGGGGACTCGCGTTCCGGTCCAAGCATTGCTAGACACCCTAGGTCATGGGTTACCGGTGTCGGACTTTCTCGAAGGGTTTCCCGACGTGACCGCCGAACAGGCACTTGCCGTCGTTCAGTGGCAGCAGAATGTCGCCCGCCAAACTTTCGGGCTGGAACTCGTCGCGTAG
- a CDS encoding polysaccharide deacetylase family protein, which translates to MRNRFVTSLPLLSLAFVAVSCRQEPPKPVVLTPPPATSGVAEVQRPPFTEISMRSQGQRVPVIMYHDIIDRRDRNAVWFDTTLEEFQDQMKQLQEWGAVPISLDQLYDHLTKGTPVPETAIVLTFDDNYQGFYDRALPILRQNKYPAAVFVHTGFVGNKEGLHPKMDWTELQELVKDPLITIGNHTITHPTDLTKLDPEAQRKEIFEAKADLEQHLGKKIDYFAYPEGNNDLITQGLVREAGHKMAFTVHNGPAEESPNIVAVDRYIQTKLKNAWDDRETDLKGGVLGVLRSPIKDAPVKYQEVEQEGVKLGLITGGVPTSLMSPTREGVLDFIKRTPGSVAGINGGFFAMAAVAATDNKMVGPCKTADMPEVAPDLEQFRWEKLRNRPLVAWSQKEFAIVPFVPESMHDASVFADFMPDMTDTFLAGVWLVHGGVARERDDMDTFSSKDIQDARKRAFLGVMADGSFVIGASLESVSSANLAKAIAAAGVSEAVLLDSGFSTSLVYGQSIKAFGHSTPTNPSRPIPHAVLIKGVLDPATAPLGAPDPAAPVSTDERPHRRRRHRRK; encoded by the coding sequence ATGAGGAATCGGTTCGTAACCTCGCTGCCCCTTCTGTCGCTCGCGTTCGTCGCCGTGTCTTGCCGCCAGGAGCCGCCGAAGCCGGTCGTACTGACGCCCCCACCCGCAACGAGCGGGGTCGCGGAAGTACAACGCCCGCCGTTCACCGAGATTTCGATGCGTTCCCAGGGGCAGCGGGTTCCCGTGATCATGTATCACGACATTATCGACCGGCGCGATCGGAACGCGGTCTGGTTCGACACCACGCTAGAAGAGTTCCAGGACCAGATGAAGCAGCTCCAGGAATGGGGCGCCGTCCCGATCTCGCTGGATCAGCTCTACGACCATCTCACGAAAGGGACCCCCGTTCCCGAAACGGCGATTGTCCTCACCTTCGACGATAACTACCAAGGGTTTTATGATCGGGCGCTGCCGATTCTTCGGCAGAACAAGTACCCCGCCGCCGTTTTCGTCCACACCGGGTTTGTCGGAAACAAAGAGGGGCTGCATCCGAAAATGGACTGGACGGAGTTGCAAGAGCTGGTTAAAGATCCGTTGATCACCATCGGCAACCACACGATCACCCATCCAACGGACCTCACCAAGCTAGATCCCGAGGCGCAACGGAAGGAGATCTTCGAAGCAAAGGCCGACCTCGAGCAGCACCTCGGAAAGAAGATCGACTACTTCGCCTATCCGGAGGGGAACAACGACCTGATCACTCAGGGGCTCGTGCGGGAGGCCGGGCATAAGATGGCGTTCACCGTCCATAACGGCCCCGCCGAAGAATCCCCGAACATCGTCGCCGTCGACCGCTACATCCAGACGAAGCTGAAAAACGCCTGGGACGACCGGGAGACCGACCTCAAAGGGGGCGTCCTGGGCGTCTTGCGATCGCCGATCAAAGACGCGCCCGTCAAATACCAGGAGGTCGAGCAGGAAGGGGTCAAGCTCGGGCTGATCACCGGTGGGGTGCCCACGAGCCTAATGTCCCCAACCCGCGAAGGGGTCCTCGATTTCATCAAGCGCACTCCCGGTTCGGTTGCCGGAATCAACGGCGGCTTCTTCGCGATGGCCGCGGTCGCGGCGACGGATAACAAGATGGTCGGCCCGTGCAAGACTGCCGATATGCCCGAGGTTGCCCCTGATCTGGAGCAGTTCCGCTGGGAGAAGCTTCGCAACCGGCCGCTCGTCGCCTGGAGTCAAAAGGAATTCGCGATTGTCCCTTTCGTGCCGGAATCGATGCACGATGCCTCCGTCTTCGCCGACTTTATGCCGGACATGACCGACACCTTCTTGGCCGGCGTCTGGCTGGTCCACGGCGGCGTCGCCCGCGAGCGGGACGACATGGATACGTTCTCCTCCAAAGACATTCAGGACGCCCGAAAGCGGGCGTTCCTCGGCGTCATGGCGGACGGCTCGTTCGTCATCGGAGCATCGCTGGAGTCGGTTTCGTCCGCGAACCTCGCCAAGGCGATCGCCGCCGCCGGCGTTTCGGAAGCGGTGCTTCTCGACTCTGGGTTCTCGACGTCCTTGGTCTACGGCCAGTCGATCAAAGCGTTCGGCCATAGCACCCCGACGAATCCTTCCCGCCCGATCCCCCACGCCGTCCTAATCAAAGGCGTCCTCGATCCCGCCACCGCCCCCCTAGGCGCTCCCGATCCGGCGGCTCCGGTCTCCACCGACGAGCGGCCGCACCGCCGCCGTCGCCACCGCCGAAAGTAG